The following coding sequences are from one Leptolyngbya sp. NIES-3755 window:
- a CDS encoding aldehyde dehydrogenase (similar to AA sequence:cyanobase_aa:LBDG_33900): MTIATINPVTGETIKTFDALSDAEIETRIEIAHSQFLKSRSIPMSQRAEWLLAAANILEQERDRFGTLITLEMGKPIKAAIAEVEKSASVCRFYAEKADEFLADVPIQTEASSSFVRYQPLGIILAVMPWNFPFWQVFRFAAPALMAGNVGLLKHASNVPQSALAIEEVFTRAGFPTGAFQTLLVGADKVAAIVEDDRVKAATLTGSEPAGASLASIAGKQIKKVVLELGGSDPFIVMPSADLDQAVKTAVTARMINNGQSCIAAKRFIVADEIADQFVDRLIEQYKALKIGDPMLPETDIGPLATPGILKDLDQQVQTSIQQGAKVLIGGEPIHDRPGNFYPPTILSEIPKGCLAEYDEFFGPVALVFRVPDLESAIARANDSPFGLGASAWTQDETERDRLIQEIESGSVFINDMVKSDVKLPFGGIKRSGFGRELGREGILEFVNVKTIWVK, from the coding sequence ATGACTATCGCAACAATCAACCCTGTGACCGGAGAAACTATCAAAACCTTTGATGCGCTGTCGGATGCTGAGATCGAGACTCGAATTGAAATTGCTCATTCGCAGTTTTTGAAGTCTCGATCGATTCCGATGTCCCAACGTGCGGAATGGCTTTTGGCAGCCGCGAACATTTTAGAACAAGAGCGCGATCGCTTCGGAACATTGATCACGCTGGAAATGGGTAAACCGATCAAAGCTGCGATCGCGGAAGTGGAAAAATCGGCTTCAGTTTGTCGCTTCTATGCTGAAAAAGCGGATGAATTTCTCGCAGATGTGCCGATTCAAACCGAAGCATCATCGAGCTTTGTACGCTATCAACCCTTAGGCATAATTTTGGCTGTGATGCCGTGGAATTTCCCATTTTGGCAAGTGTTTCGGTTTGCTGCTCCCGCACTGATGGCAGGTAATGTTGGCTTGCTCAAACATGCCTCAAATGTGCCACAGTCCGCCCTTGCGATCGAGGAAGTTTTTACTCGTGCTGGCTTTCCCACTGGAGCATTTCAAACTTTATTAGTGGGAGCCGACAAAGTTGCAGCGATTGTAGAAGACGATCGAGTAAAAGCGGCAACTCTAACTGGAAGTGAACCCGCTGGAGCAAGTTTAGCCTCGATCGCAGGAAAGCAGATTAAGAAAGTCGTGCTGGAACTCGGTGGCAGTGATCCTTTTATTGTGATGCCGAGCGCAGATCTTGATCAGGCAGTGAAAACAGCAGTCACCGCCCGAATGATTAACAATGGACAGTCTTGTATTGCTGCAAAACGTTTTATTGTTGCTGATGAAATTGCTGATCAATTTGTCGATCGATTAATTGAACAATACAAGGCTCTGAAAATCGGCGATCCAATGTTACCGGAGACTGACATTGGACCCCTTGCAACTCCGGGAATTCTGAAAGACTTAGATCAGCAAGTTCAAACCTCGATTCAGCAAGGTGCAAAAGTTCTGATCGGGGGTGAACCGATTCACGATCGACCCGGTAATTTCTATCCACCAACAATTTTGTCTGAGATTCCCAAAGGCTGTTTGGCAGAGTATGACGAGTTTTTTGGTCCAGTTGCTTTAGTGTTCCGAGTGCCTGATTTAGAAAGTGCGATCGCTCGTGCCAATGATTCTCCGTTTGGACTGGGTGCGAGTGCTTGGACACAGGACGAAACCGAACGCGATCGATTGATTCAGGAAATCGAGTCTGGATCAGTGTTTATTAATGACATGGTGAAGTCTGATGTGAAATTACCCTTTGGCGGAATTAAGCGATCGGGCTTCGGACGAGAATTAGGACGCGAAGGCATTCTAGAGTTCGTCAATGTCAAAACGATTTGGGTGAAATAG